A window of Glycine soja cultivar W05 chromosome 2, ASM419377v2, whole genome shotgun sequence genomic DNA:
TAGAATTATTTGTTACTTTTTAAGTTCCTCCTTAATTAAAtaagtatattaaattttaaaataaattatttattagtatctatatattaacataatacacagttttattttgattcctatgaaaaataaatttaattttcatatttttatttatttacaattcaCTTATATTGATGTTTGtcgttattataataatattattcgttagaatttaacttaataaaatataataaattaatagtgatttcaaatataaaatataatatttcagatttttagacttatttttcatttgatttttatcaccataaataattgttatcactataaacaaatatcaattatCATCACTATgctaacaatttatatataatatgatatttaattaaaaattcaaaaatattttgaaaaatcaaaatgacACTTTATAATTATGACACACGACAATCATTAGTATCATGTCATTACCAAAAGTGTCACATAGGTATAACTGTTTGACTTAACAAAGAAAACTAAAGATAAGAttaatttgtcataattttttcaaatttagtaacaaaattttaattttttatattttaggaatATCTAAATGTTAGTGCCAAATAAattcaatgataaaaataatatatttttttaatgataaaaacaaaagactCAATGAATGTAATTTCATGATAACACATATTGAATGTgtgagaaaatatttaaattggatCTCCGATAGAATATAGGAGTATTTATAAGGCATGAAATAGAAAAATAGGACCAATATCAGTTATAACTCTTTGATGAGTGAacttttaaagaataaatttttttctaagctTGTGGAATTATTACAGGTACCATTGAAAACCAAAGATCCTTTGGTTAAGgtggttgaaaaaaaataaataataaaaagcaaaaagatGAAGGCGTTGACTGTAGATGCTTACTAAGCTGACCAAAGTGTCATTCATCCATATCCCGTAATCCTTCGTCCCACTCCATTACAGCACAGCACACTTATCGGTTCAGCACTTCTGGATTGGACAAAACTACCCCTATGAGTGCCCGATCATGGCACGCATTCATATTATTACTCACTCCTTCCTTTCCATTCCGCGACTCACACATACCAACCAACCACCATGGCTTCTCTGGCGTTGCTCCGCAGAAAGCTTATCATCACCAGAACCACACTCTCCTACTCGCACGTGCGCGCACGAGCCTTCTCCGCGGGAAACAACAAACACCGCATCGAGAAGATTCTAGTAGCCAACCGCGGCGAAATCGCTTGCAGGATCACGCGGACCGCGCGGAGGCTCGGCATTCAAACCGTCGCCGTTTACAGCGACGGCGACAGGGATTCGCTCCACGTGGCAACCGCCGACGAGGCCATTCGAATCGGACCGCCGCCGGCGCGGCTCAGTTACTTGAACGGAGCCTCCATCGTCGACGCCGCAATTCGCTCCGGCGCGCAGGTAAACTTTTCTTCAGTTCACTCCTTCCGCTTTTGCTTTTCGTCTTTGGTTAATTGAGCTAATCGAATGTTGACACTTGTCGTTTCGATTAGGCTATTCACCCTGGGTATGGATTCTTGTCGGAGAGTGCTGACTTCGCCATGCTCTGTGAGGAGAGTGGTCTCACTTTTATAGGGCCTCCTGCGTCTGCTATTCGAGATATGGGTGACAAGAGGTATCGTACAGTTAAGTTTCATAATTCATTATGAATGTGTTATCAATGCGTCTTtagattatcatttttttttttttttttggtatggaTTGTGGCAGTGCATCGAAGAGAATAATGGGAGCTGCAGGTGTGCCTCTTGTACCTGGATATCACGGATATGATCAAGATATTGAAAAAATGAAGTTGGAAGCTGATAGAATTGGATATCCAGTCCTAATTAAGCCAACTCATGGTGGAGGTGGAAAGGTGCTTCCCATCTTGATATTTACGAGTTATTCCGTTTCCTGTTCCTTAACGCAGTTGGAGGGGTGTGCTacttttctttatcttctagTCAATTACAGAAGTACTTTTTGAGATGGATGATTATTAATAGAACAGTGAAATTTGTTGTTGCCTCGAGAATTTAGTCCAAACAACCTAGATTTTTGCCATTCTCTGTGCTGTGCTGTGTTTCTGATATTGTTTGTGGACCTCGGTCGTCTCCTTTTCTATGATATGTGATAACCTAAGGTGAATATTTAGAGTTCTGGATTTCTTTTGTGATGAAAATAGATGATAGAGGGATTATTCTGAGAATATTTGTTGCTCTGAGCTTACAGTTTTATTATGTTGACATTTGGACTATATGTGAATATTGCAGGGTATGAGGATTGTACACACTCCAGATGAGTTTGTTGAATCCTTCTTAGCTGCACAACGGGAAGCAGCTGCTTCTTTTGGCGTCAACACAATATTGTTGGAGAAGTATATTACACGGCCAAGACACATAGAAGTCCAGGTATTTATGCTCATTTTTGTTGCCCTACTGTCATATTTCTCCTTGAAGCTTCATTGGTTGCTTACTTTTCTTCTGAAAAATTAGAACTGCGCCGTGAAGGTTAATCTTTAGCCCAGGGATTATGTGTTCACTTATTTAAGAATTTTACTGGAAAAACGGAATTAAAATAATGGGCATCAATAAAAATGTCATGTCTCATTGATTGAAGTTTATTATGGATTCTTTTCTGTTTATCATTGTAGATATTTGGGGATAAGCATGGGAATGTTCTGCATTTGTATGAGCGAGATTGCAGTGTTCAGAGAAGAcaccaaaaaataattgaagaagCTCCAGCTGTATGGCTTCCATTATCATgtctttaatattaattaatttattttttaattttttttgctggAGTTAAGAACTTGAAATTTGCAGCCAAACATTTCTGCTGACTTTCGTGCACAATTGGGTGTAGCCGCTGTTTCAGCTGCAAAGGTAAGGTCCTTCTATTTCAAAATGCTAAACTGTACTTTCTCAGCCTCCTGCAAATTGCAATAGCTTCATCAAGCTTTGAAGGATCTGAAATAATTGGTTCATTGATTTCTTCTGAGTATAAAAATCTTTAGATACCTTGTATTCAAGATTAGATTGATTTAGAATTTCATTGgcaaatttttcttttccattcgATATCATCCACTGATTCATATTTCTTTCTGATGGCTGAAGGCAGTTAATTATTACAATGCTGGGACTGTGGAGTTTATAGTTGATACAGTCTCTGATGAATTTTACTTTATGGAGATGAATACACGTCTTCAGGTGCTTGTATTAGTTTTTACTGTCACTCAGTCACTTTTCCTAAAATCTAGGCTTACAAAAGTATAACATGGGGGAATGTTAATACAGGTTGAGCATCCTGTTACAGAAATGATTGTTGGTCAGGATCTTGTTGAATGGCAAATCCTTGTTGCCAATGGAGAAGCTCTTCCATTGAGTCAATCACAAGTACCCTTATCAGGTGATGCTGCTTTTCATATCTTTAGTTTCTTCCTACCCCTTTTTCATTTATTGTGTGTGTGGGCGAGGGTGAGTTTGGGGTTTGCTCTGCTTAACTCCATATTAaacttaatgattttttaatgaattaaagTTGACAGTTGGATCAGTATGTGGTTGACTAAAGCTCCTGAgccaaaaaacagaaaacatcaCTTTAAGAGTAAAATAATCTGTATGACTGGTACCAATAGGCttaagatatgattttttttatttttttttgtaaactagGTTGATTGGAAGTCATGTATAAGTACATAGGCCCAAATTCTGTTATATACGCTGCAAGGAGAAAAGAAACTCTTACCAATATTTATGACTAATTGGTGGAAGTCATCTTAATGACATACTCTAAAATATTCCCCATAATGAGGCAAACTGAACTGTTATTTCTGAAAATAAAGAACatatagaaaattttataaGCCCCTAGTTAATGATTTTGAGTTTGTcaactatttattttactattatgtGTAAAGTTCCATCCATCTATTAGAGGCCTTGAAGTTTCAGTATATTATAACTCTTTTTGTGATGGCAGGTCATGCTTTTGAAGCTCGAATCTATGCTGAAAATGTTCAAAAAGGGTTTCTTCCAGCAACTGGAGTTCTACACCATTATCATGTTCCAGTCTCATCTGCAGGTCAGATA
This region includes:
- the LOC114389872 gene encoding methylcrotonoyl-CoA carboxylase subunit alpha, mitochondrial, with amino-acid sequence MASLALLRRKLIITRTTLSYSHVRARAFSAGNNKHRIEKILVANRGEIACRITRTARRLGIQTVAVYSDGDRDSLHVATADEAIRIGPPPARLSYLNGASIVDAAIRSGAQAIHPGYGFLSESADFAMLCEESGLTFIGPPASAIRDMGDKSASKRIMGAAGVPLVPGYHGYDQDIEKMKLEADRIGYPVLIKPTHGGGGKGMRIVHTPDEFVESFLAAQREAAASFGVNTILLEKYITRPRHIEVQIFGDKHGNVLHLYERDCSVQRRHQKIIEEAPAPNISADFRAQLGVAAVSAAKAVNYYNAGTVEFIVDTVSDEFYFMEMNTRLQVEHPVTEMIVGQDLVEWQILVANGEALPLSQSQVPLSGHAFEARIYAENVQKGFLPATGVLHHYHVPVSSAVRVETGVKEGDKVSMHYDPMIAKLVVWGENRAAALVKLKDSLSKFQVAGLPTNVNFLQKLANHRAFANGNVETHFIDNYKEDLFVDANNSVSVKEAYEAARLNASLVAACLIEKEHFILARNPPGGSSLLPIWYSSPPFRIHHQAKRRMELEWDNEYGSGSSKIMKLTITYQPDGRYLIETEQNGSPVLEVKSTYVKDNYFRVEAAGVINDVNVAVYSKDQIRHIHIWQGSCHHYFREKLGLELSEDEESQHKPKVETSANPQGTVVAPMAGLVVKVLVENKTRVEEGQPVLVLEAMKMEHVVKAPSSGYVHGLQLMVGEQVSDGSVLFSVKDQ